In the Clostridium gelidum genome, TTAATTAATCCTTTATATTTACCATCAACATTTTTTATTCCCCATTCTCCACCTTCTTTTTTAGAAAGCACCAACCTATCTTGCACATATGCCAAAACTCTGCAAAGATTCAAAATAATATAAATCGAATTATCTATTACTTCATCTTGTGAACCGATAATATCGCTCTTAATACTATCTAAATACGCTTCTGATGGTATCTCTCCAAAAACATCATTAATTGGTTTTCCATATAGAACAATACCCCGATTCTTAGTAATGACGAAATGGGCTGCTAAATCATGGTCTGTACCATTCATTTTTTCAATATATTCAGTTGGATTACTCTTATACCAGTTTAGATGCGTATTTGAAAAATGCAAATCAAACGGAGTTGGATAAACAAAGTTTTTACAATACTCACTTCTAATTAAACTCATTTCAATTCCTTTTGCGGGTGCATTATCATTTAAAGCAACAATAACGTCCATAAACATTTTCTTTTGAAGGTCTGTAATTGCGTTTTCTACTACAAACAAAATATCTATATCACTTTTGATTGGATTAAAGCATCCCATGGCAATAGACCCATGTAGATATATTCCACTCAGATCGTTCTCGAAAATACGACAACCATATTCAACTAATTCATCTAACAACTTTTGCCTTTCCATCATATCCCCCTTATAAAAATAAATAATCTTCAAAATGAAAGCAAACTACTTCAACCATCGATGTTTCCTATAAATATTTACATATTTATATATTTATATATTTTTCTTTGAACATATATATCTTTTAAAATATGTTTCTATAAACAAAGTTTCATAGAAACATATAAAAATACCTTACTCCTATTAAAAATCAATCAAAAATATCAACTACATTATCGAGGATTTAAATGACTTGCCTTTTCCTACAAAACGATTAAGTTGGGAATAATTGCTGTAATTTTCCATCATTATCTTCATCCATATTTTTCTTGCAACTTTTACAAAATTATTTTGAAATTTCTTTTCCCATCATAACCATATTTTCAAAACTCTCAAATCCTTGCTTTTTATAAAAACCTTCCGTTACATCAGCTTTTACTGTTAGCAAAACAATTCTATCTATACCTTTCGATTTCAATCTATTTGTAAATTCATCAATGAGTTTAGTTCCTATTCCAGTACATTTAACTTTTACATCCACACAGAATTCTTTAATTTGGAAAAGCATTGCATCATAATAATATTCATGATTACCTAGTATCATTCCAATTAGCTTTTCATCTTCATAAGCAACCAATCCATCAAATCCTTCACAATTTATCATTTGAGAAATACGTTTAGAAGCACTGTCAGTGGTCCATTCATCATTCCATGGTTCACAATTAAAGGCATCTACATAAATTTCAGCTATTTCTTTAATATGTTCCTTCGTTAATTCTTTATATTTAACCATTAATTTATCCTCTTTTTCTTATAAATATAAATTTCTTAAAATTTCAGTCCATTAGCTCCTGCTATAAAACTTTTTATAAACAAATCGAAGACACCTTTAATTAACTGTGCATTCTCAAACTCATAATTTAACTTAAGTACTTCAATTGCTGCTTCAATAGTACACAGTTCGCCTTCTGATGCACCTCTTCTCAAAGTGTATTCTGACTTATGAATTGGATTTAATGAAATTCTTGGTAACTTCTTTAAATAATCACTCTTCCTTAATATCTTCGCAGCTTCTTTCCATGTACCATCCAAGATAATAAATGCTGGAGTTTTTTCCGAACTTTTATATTCAAACTTTCTTTCTGATAAATCATCATTCTCTATAGGAAATAGCATATATATTTCATACTCTTCACTATTAATATATTCAATTAATTTTTCAGGATCATTTGTTCTCTCCCAAAGAATTAACTCAGTTGATTCTGGATTAACCAATTTCAGTAATCTAGCTGTATTTGAAGGTCTACGGAATTCTCTTTCCGTTGATAATATCCACATCTTTGCTTTAGTTCCTATTTTAGGTGTAATATTGCAGATGCAATTTATTATTGGTAGCCCACATTTGTTGCAACTCTCGTACAATTTCGTAATTTGCTTAACTTTAAATTTAGAATTCATCTTACCTCCTGCATTAATACTTTTTTAATACTGGCTTTCTACAAATTTAATTTTATCATACAGCTGCTGATTCACAGGTGTTGGAATACAATATTTTTCGCCCATTTTAATTACCGTACCTGAGAACAACTCAACCTCGCTATAACGCTTTGCTTCTAAATCTTGACGCATTGATGGCTTTCCACCTGGGCTTAAAGTGCTTAATATATCTAACCAATAGTTCAAGTCATCTTCATTTAAATTTATACCTTTAATCTCTGACAGTACCATAACCTCTCTCATAGCTGAAATCATTGTATCTCTTGCTTGTCCTTCTTTTTGAATCTGACCATAATTACTTTCATATACAGCTACTGTTTGATTTACACCAACATTTAGCATAAATTTACCCCATAGCCTCCTATTCATATCAATAACAGCCTGGTACGGAAATTCCATCTTCTCAAAAAACTCTGTGACCTTATTTACTTTTGTAGATATAACTCCTGGTTGCCCTTCTCCAAAGCATAACATTCCCATATGTTCATAGGTTAGCTTATTTCCTATTTTTACTGCATCCATTCCCTGTGCAACGCAATGTAAAATTTTATCCATGCCATAAGTCTCTCCAATAACAGTCTCACTGGTAATGCCATTTAATGCAGATAAAATAATTGTCTGTTCTCCCACTTGATTTTTCATAGCTTGGATAGCATCGTTTAATCCATCATATTTAACTGTAAAAATGATTAAATCAGCAGGTTCACATAATTCTTCTGGTGTCATATAATTAAATTCACAAGGTTCTCCATTACAATACATGTGATTGCTCTCATATTTCTTTATTCTATCTCTATCAGCAATTATTCTTAAATCTGCCTTTGGCATTCTTTTAGATAAGTGATTTCCAAATAAAATTCCTAATGCACCTAATCCAATAATTGATACTGTTCTTATTTCCATCATAATCCTACCTTTCTTTATCCTATTAATCTAATTTTATCATAAAATAGAAATTATATTGATCATTAAACAATTTCATTATTTCTTGGTACAACTTATTACATAGCATACTATAGTATCTTTTAAATCTCATATTAATTTTTTGTATTTCTTCTACATAATTTTATATGTAGAAATTTTTTATTATAATATTTGAGATAAAACAAAAAAGCACTCTATCCCAAAGAATAGTTGTGCTTTACTCATAAACAGTATTTACTTCATTATTGTTTGTCATTTGTTCAATTTTTTTATTCTTAACTTTTTTATTTTTAAAATTGTAAAACATTTAAATTTAACCCCATTTTTCTTTAAAAAGTATCTATTTAAAAATTTGTTTCTTTCTTTAAATTTGGCTATGGTTTAATATAGTGTTGAAATATAGCCTTAAAAAATTATAGGTGAGATTGTCCACCTATAATGATCAATATAAAAATGTTGCGTATGTTATGCTCGTTTTATGTAATATTAATATTTTATAATATTAATTGATAAATTTTTAAACTCTTGAATAAGTTTTTCATAGTTTCTTTTTTCATGGTCAAAATAAATAATGTTCATTCCCATGCTTTTAGGAACAATAAGATTCTTTTCTTGATTATCAATGAATACACATTCATCAGTATTTACATTCAATCCCTCTATAGTTTTTACAAAAATTTCATTATAGTCTTTTCCTGAACCAATTTCTGCCGAAATAGTAATTGAATCAAATATTTCATTCCAATCATAATATTTAACAATATCATCTATACGGTCTTTCTTGTTATCAGTAACCATACCAATTTTATAATTTTGCTGTTTTAGTTCATCTATAAATTCTATCATTTGCATATCTATAGGGGTATTTATAAAGGATTCATATAATATATTTATATCAATTTTAGAATTTAGTCCTTTACACAATTTCTCCCAGATGTCCTCCCTTCATTATACTACAAATTTCACAAGTTTCCCTTTACTAACCTACAGCTCCCCTCCTTCTTTTTACATAATTAATTTATTATAATAGAAATATTAATATCTCTATCTCTTTATTTTTCTTATAAGTGCAAATTGGTTAAAGATTCAGTTCCTGATTTTGTTTTAAAATTACTGTTACTTTATTCACACAAACTTCATAACGTAATTCTTGATTTTTAGATTCAACCATTAGTATAGAAATAAATATTTGAATATATTCAACTTAATATGACCTACTGTTGTCATGTTATATGTGGTATTCTTTAATTAAACGAGGGGAGAGATTATTGTGGAACTTATTCAAATAACAGAAAATAATATATATCAAGAGCATATATGTTGTGCTATTTCCGAAAAAAAAGGAGAATGTTGTGTTAGTTCAAAAAAAGACTGGCTTAAAGATCGCTTTAAAGACGGACTTATTTTTAAAAAAGCAGATGTAAGAGGCAAAGTTTTTATTGAATATATACCTGGTAAAAAAGCTTGGTATCCAATTAATGCAGATGAATATATGGTTATTGATTGCTTTTGGATTTCTGGACAATATAAAGGAAAAGGAATATCAAATATATTATTAAATGAGTGTATTAAAGATAGTAAATCTCAAGGAAAAAAAGGCATTGTCGTAATTTCATCAAAAAAGAAAATGCCATTTTTAAGTGATGGAAATTATCTGAAATACAAAGGCTTCAAAATTGCTGACACTGCTGAACCATACTATGAACTTTTGTATCTTCCTTTTGAAGACGGAACAGAAAAACCATCTTTTAAAAATTGTGCAAAAGAAAGCAAAATTTCAGAAGATGGTTTGGTAGTATATTATTCTAATCAATGTCCACATACCGAAAAATATATTCAAATAATAAAAGAAATAGCTAATAAACGAAGTGTTGAATTAATAATACACAAATTTGAAAACTTAGATAGTGCTAAAAATGCGCCCTCACCATTTACAACATATAGCTTTTTCTTTAATGGTAAGTTTGTAACAAATGAAATTTTATCAGAAAAGAAATTCATTAAATTCCTTGATGAAAACGGATTATAACATTGTAGTTCACGTAAATTTATTCCTTTTTTTATAAAATCACTTATTAATCTATTTCGTTTCTAGCATTTATTATATTGTTTTAAAAACTTATCATGAACTCTTGTTAGTAATAACAATGAACTAATGCTCCCTATTAATGCAAAAAACATATCCCATTGTGTATCCCATACATCGCCTTGAGTTCCTAAAAATGCATCTGCCGCACTACCTGTAGCTTCTGCTACTCCCCATTCTATTAATTCATATGACGCACTAATCGCTAAGCAAGTACATATTACTAAAATATTTAATAATTTGCCTCTTCTTAGTGGTGAAGTTCTAAGTAGTATTTCTCTCATAATAATTGCAGGTATAAAACCCTGTGCAAAGTGACCTAAACGATCATAATGATTTCTAGAAAGTTCAAAAGTATCTCTTAACCAGTTAAAAGCAGGCATTTCTGCATATGTATAATGTCCACCAATAATTAAAATAATAGAATGTATTAGTATTAGCACATAAACTATGTTAGTTAGCCTAAATCTCTTATATGTGATTATTATAAGAATTAAGCCTATTACTGCAGGCAATACTTCTAAAAACCACGTAAATAAATCCATAGGATTAATTAATGACCAAATAAATACTGCAATAAAAATACATAGCAATGCAACATGAAAATATTCTACTACTACTTTATTTTCTTTCCCCCTCATATTTAAGACCTCCATTTTTAATTTTAAGATTCTTAACCAATCAAACAACTTTTAATAGTATATGTTTATTTGTATATAGTCTCTCATAATTATACTACACTATTTTATTTATCTTTTGGGAACTTGTGTATTAAGTAGAATACTTTAGTATTGGTTTTACAAGTCTTATTTAAAATTATTTTTTATTATTTCAATCATCTTTTCTTTATTTTCTTTTAATTGAATTAATCTATTTACATTGGCTCCAGATGGATGTGGAAATCCTTTTAAAATTTGATTTTCATTTATGATATTATTTTCGCATAACTTATATAAAACTTCTTCTACTGATCTTCCTAAAGGTATTATAAGAATATTGTCTACATTATCTAAACTTTTTAATTCATTAACGAAGTTCTCATTAATATATTTCATCAAAAATTCACTTTTCATAAGCTTTGGAGTATGACCTGAATAATTTTTACCTTTTACAAAAACAGAATATGGTATTAATGAAACAGTATGTAATAAATAATCCTTTTCTTCAAATAACTGACTACAGCTATTTATCTTTAAATATTTATTAATTTCTATTTCATCTAGCATATTAATTAGATTATTTCTAAGGCTACCACTAAAACGTGCTGCTTTCTTACATTGATATTGAATTTTTTCAATATTGTTATAATTTTTCAGTTCTCTTCTTGCAGTAGAAATAGCAGTGCTCATTTGCTGAAAACCAGGAGTTATTCCAACTATAAATACCCTTGCCTTTGAATTTATATACTCATTATGAGGTGAATAATATATTTCTATGTCTTTCTCTTTTTCTATTAAAAAATCATTTATTAAAATTTCATCTTTATTATATTTATCTTTTATGGGTAATCTCTTTATTTTATCCCTATAATCATACAATGTTTTTTTCATCTTTAACACCTAATTTCTATTTTTATTTTCAGTATCTTTATTATAATCATAATTTAAAACATTATGATTATTATTGCAAATTTAATTGCTTCGTCATTATGACGAAGCTTTCTTGCAATATACATAAATTATAAATAAAGTGAATCTGGATAAACTAAATCATATAAAAAAGATGAGGAGCTGTAATAATATATGGATATACATTTAACTGACGTGAAAACAAATCGCTTTATAGGGCAATATGGTACTGAAAAGCTTGGCAAATTGAAAAGTGTTATGATTCACACTCCTAAAACGTCCCTTAATATAATAAACAAAAATAACTATAAATATTATCTATTTAATAAATCACCTAATTATCACAAGTTCATAAATGAACATATAAGATACTCACAGTTTTTAAAATCTCTTGGAATAGAGGTTTTAGAGCTTAGTAGTCTTGTAAGTGAAAATATAGATTTAATGAATAAACACCCTAATCTAACATACCTACACGATGTTGGAGTTGTTAATACAAATGGAGCTATTTTATCTAAGATGTGCCCTGGAGGAAGAGAACATGAAGATATTGTTCTTAAGGAGGCTCTAACAAATCTTGGAATTCCTATATTCCACGAATTTAATACAGGTGATAATTTTGAAGGATGCTTAATGTTATCTCCAGACACTCTTTTAATAGCAAACACCGAAAGGCATACTGAAGCTTCTATTATGAAAGGTATTCCAAAGTTTTTAGAGATTTTCAAGAAAGTAATTTATGTAAAAATTCCTAAGCTCAGGAGGTATATGCATCCCGATATGATTTATAATCGTATTAGCGACACCTTAGCTCTAGCGTACATTCCTGCATTTCTAAAAACTTTTCTCATTACAAAAGATGCCAAAATTCAGATAGATTTTAAAACCTACATGGCTAATAATGGAGTAGAAATAATCAACATTACAAATCGTGAACAATTATATTGGGGAACCTCCTTCATTCCTCTTGAACCTAATGTAATTATTCATTATGACTTTTCATTAACCACAAAAACTCAGAAAATGCTTCATGATCGCAGTGTGAAAATTATAAAGTTTCATCCAGATGATGCCCTCCTTGCCGGTGGTGGAAGTCTTAGATGTCTTACTCTAAGACTTTATAGAGGGAACTGAATTAACTAACATTTTATATACTTCCTAGTTTATGAATAATGGGACTTT is a window encoding:
- a CDS encoding aminoglycoside adenylyltransferase domain-containing protein: MERQKLLDELVEYGCRIFENDLSGIYLHGSIAMGCFNPIKSDIDILFVVENAITDLQKKMFMDVIVALNDNAPAKGIEMSLIRSEYCKNFVYPTPFDLHFSNTHLNWYKSNPTEYIEKMNGTDHDLAAHFVITKNRGIVLYGKPINDVFGEIPSEAYLDSIKSDIIGSQDEVIDNSIYIILNLCRVLAYVQDRLVLSKKEGGEWGIKNVDGKYKGLIKEALVCYTSDQNIVLNHSLALEYCEYMESKIGLKE
- a CDS encoding GNAT family N-acetyltransferase, encoding MVKYKELTKEHIKEIAEIYVDAFNCEPWNDEWTTDSASKRISQMINCEGFDGLVAYEDEKLIGMILGNHEYYYDAMLFQIKEFCVDVKVKCTGIGTKLIDEFTNRLKSKGIDRIVLLTVKADVTEGFYKKQGFESFENMVMMGKEISK
- a CDS encoding tRNA-uridine aminocarboxypropyltransferase, with translation MNSKFKVKQITKLYESCNKCGLPIINCICNITPKIGTKAKMWILSTEREFRRPSNTARLLKLVNPESTELILWERTNDPEKLIEYINSEEYEIYMLFPIENDDLSERKFEYKSSEKTPAFIILDGTWKEAAKILRKSDYLKKLPRISLNPIHKSEYTLRRGASEGELCTIEAAIEVLKLNYEFENAQLIKGVFDLFIKSFIAGANGLKF
- a CDS encoding ketopantoate reductase family protein; translation: MEIRTVSIIGLGALGILFGNHLSKRMPKADLRIIADRDRIKKYESNHMYCNGEPCEFNYMTPEELCEPADLIIFTVKYDGLNDAIQAMKNQVGEQTIILSALNGITSETVIGETYGMDKILHCVAQGMDAVKIGNKLTYEHMGMLCFGEGQPGVISTKVNKVTEFFEKMEFPYQAVIDMNRRLWGKFMLNVGVNQTVAVYESNYGQIQKEGQARDTMISAMREVMVLSEIKGINLNEDDLNYWLDILSTLSPGGKPSMRQDLEAKRYSEVELFSGTVIKMGEKYCIPTPVNQQLYDKIKFVESQY
- a CDS encoding HAD family hydrolase; this translates as MCKGLNSKIDINILYESFINTPIDMQMIEFIDELKQQNYKIGMVTDNKKDRIDDIVKYYDWNEIFDSITISAEIGSGKDYNEIFVKTIEGLNVNTDECVFIDNQEKNLIVPKSMGMNIIYFDHEKRNYEKLIQEFKNLSINIIKY
- a CDS encoding N-acetyltransferase produces the protein MELIQITENNIYQEHICCAISEKKGECCVSSKKDWLKDRFKDGLIFKKADVRGKVFIEYIPGKKAWYPINADEYMVIDCFWISGQYKGKGISNILLNECIKDSKSQGKKGIVVISSKKKMPFLSDGNYLKYKGFKIADTAEPYYELLYLPFEDGTEKPSFKNCAKESKISEDGLVVYYSNQCPHTEKYIQIIKEIANKRSVELIIHKFENLDSAKNAPSPFTTYSFFFNGKFVTNEILSEKKFIKFLDENGL
- a CDS encoding DUF2238 domain-containing protein, translated to MRGKENKVVVEYFHVALLCIFIAVFIWSLINPMDLFTWFLEVLPAVIGLILIIITYKRFRLTNIVYVLILIHSIILIIGGHYTYAEMPAFNWLRDTFELSRNHYDRLGHFAQGFIPAIIMREILLRTSPLRRGKLLNILVICTCLAISASYELIEWGVAEATGSAADAFLGTQGDVWDTQWDMFFALIGSISSLLLLTRVHDKFLKQYNKC
- a CDS encoding arginine deiminase family protein, with product MDIHLTDVKTNRFIGQYGTEKLGKLKSVMIHTPKTSLNIINKNNYKYYLFNKSPNYHKFINEHIRYSQFLKSLGIEVLELSSLVSENIDLMNKHPNLTYLHDVGVVNTNGAILSKMCPGGREHEDIVLKEALTNLGIPIFHEFNTGDNFEGCLMLSPDTLLIANTERHTEASIMKGIPKFLEIFKKVIYVKIPKLRRYMHPDMIYNRISDTLALAYIPAFLKTFLITKDAKIQIDFKTYMANNGVEIINITNREQLYWGTSFIPLEPNVIIHYDFSLTTKTQKMLHDRSVKIIKFHPDDALLAGGGSLRCLTLRLYRGN